A DNA window from Mya arenaria isolate MELC-2E11 chromosome 17, ASM2691426v1 contains the following coding sequences:
- the LOC128224938 gene encoding uncharacterized protein LOC128224938: MDTGRVGACHRLENKRRKFLMVINDVVKNKYDVYAEYLDHAHTEADYNFEKSKMFVRRALVRQKVLQKCMKMRRREAQPRSVFGRYGGKPVESFSRDIEGFIAHNHPKLRRKRHLERLLNESLDKGAILKQTTVKNRMSGWMERSYTKYKLLQQKREQTNLEKIEEELEKATARKPQGISRLPVLTNPFYSGARNDPEPEDNENPEAEIAKTKPEAEMEVNVLNLAKDFGNVNLKSKVDTSVVNTNKTLEQRRSLVLPPISPTKAMMSAVQS, encoded by the coding sequence ATGGATACAGGAAGGGTTGGCGCGTGCCACAGGCTGGAAAATAAGCGCCGGAAGTTCCTCATGGTCATAAATGACGTAGTCAAAAATAAGTATGACGTGTACGCAGAATATCTTGACCACGCCCACACGGAAGCGGactacaattttgaaaaatcaaaaatgtTCGTTAGGAGAGCTTTGGTGCGACAAAAGGTCCTTCAGAAGTGTATGAAAATGAGACGGCGTGAGGCTCAACCTAGAAGTGTGTTTGGTCGCTATGGAGGAAAGCCCGTTGAATCGTTCAGTCGCGATATTGAAGGATTTATTGCTCATAATCATCCAAAACTTAGACGTAAACGCCATCTAGAGCGTCTATTGAACGAGAGTTTGGATAAGGGCGCCATTTTGAAGCAGACAACAGTTAAGAATAGAATGTCGGGCTGGATGGAAAGGTCATACactaaatataaacttttacAGCAAAAACGTGAGCAGACGAATCTCGAAAAGATTGAAGAAGAATTGGAAAAAGCTACGGCGAGGAAGCCTCAGGGAATTTCTCGACTGCCTGTTCTTACAAACCCATTTTATTCCGGAGCTAGAAATGACCCAGAACCGGAAGACAATGAAAACCCGGAAGCGGAAATAGCAAAGACGAAACCGGAAGCGGAAATGGAAGTGAATGTTTTAAATCTCGCAAAGGATTTTGgaaatgttaatttgaaaagCAAAGTAGACACAAGTGTTGTAAATACGAACAAAACTCTTGAACAAAGACGATCTCTTGTTCTACCGCCTATAAGTCCAACAAAAGCAATGATGTCGGCAGTTCAAAGCTAA